Proteins encoded by one window of Sphingosinicella sp. BN140058:
- a CDS encoding autotransporter domain-containing protein, which produces MSKSAKRVAASLLAGASGLIALIPAQAQAQAASCSAESAPDTYLCSGTAGGNDNPQIIASSASVTVTTAPDFSIRTSGSNDAITIRAPGRFSDGATSSITSDRGIGLAITNADERPITITVAGTVSGGQTGISADTVGNVTIDIKGTVTGTDTSALVPSAIRVVSDQSTTLTIASGASVTGNVNIDRRNNAPAATATVTNAGIVRGMVFVGALGATVTNSGTIDAGSGTALQVSGTNGTVNLTAGAITGTVTIQNGSRLSWTGGSLSGGINANSSALSLSGITPAQLATVKFLNGGGTGASLSLNGVVARGGVLAGGDTTGGINLTNWAKIDFAQGTDWTATGSIQSLDTVIDATSTLRVGNNVNPTLGYAASGGRFINNGTLDLSGSFVGNRVAIEEGFTQTSTGRLVIGVSPDAIDLVTVSGAANLAGTLVFAWAPGTYDSAGSRTFLSSTGLNGTKFDTIVNAAGTTPPAGFNPEVVYTATTTSLTLTAGDPGPPPPPPPPPPPPPPPPPPSPPPPAPPAPPPPSPPAPPPPPPSPPPTVISPADARIYSAQTFAFASANEGNAMALLGRTEADGGGNTLYNLALTPGQRVRTWGEFGGDWVRSDARGGTGRFETRGRFIQAGADTQVGRVGRVGLALGYQRIELETAAGGEASTDTVRLSAYGSYAFGPLGLSAMAGYAHGSDTTRRSTGVGRSQARRGTDQWLAAAQLSAPLRVGAVTVTPAAGVIVSHIDSERFAESGSIPTTFRTTATGLDRTFVSPFATLGVSASFASADGTEWIPDISVGYRRQNVAAGTDYILAAADGTTFAGNNVNLAPDVGTVGASLTGHRGAWTGAFTYRGAFASGRRDNRLGMTLRYAF; this is translated from the coding sequence ATGAGCAAAAGCGCGAAGAGAGTAGCAGCCTCTCTGCTGGCGGGAGCTTCCGGCCTGATCGCCCTGATCCCGGCGCAGGCGCAGGCGCAAGCGGCCAGCTGCTCCGCGGAGTCCGCCCCCGACACCTATCTTTGCTCCGGGACGGCCGGCGGCAACGACAATCCGCAGATCATTGCCTCCTCGGCATCCGTGACGGTGACGACCGCGCCCGATTTCTCGATCCGGACGAGCGGATCCAATGACGCGATCACGATTCGTGCGCCGGGGAGGTTCAGCGACGGGGCGACCTCCTCCATCACCTCCGATCGAGGCATCGGCCTCGCCATCACCAACGCCGACGAGAGACCGATCACCATCACCGTCGCCGGTACCGTTTCGGGCGGGCAGACCGGCATTTCGGCCGACACTGTCGGCAACGTCACGATCGACATAAAAGGGACGGTGACCGGCACAGACACGTCGGCGCTCGTCCCGTCGGCAATCCGCGTGGTCTCCGACCAATCGACCACGCTGACCATCGCATCCGGTGCCAGCGTCACGGGCAACGTCAACATCGATCGGCGGAACAACGCACCCGCGGCAACCGCCACGGTGACCAACGCGGGCATTGTGCGCGGAATGGTCTTCGTCGGGGCGCTCGGAGCGACGGTCACCAACAGCGGAACGATCGACGCCGGTTCGGGCACCGCTCTTCAGGTGTCGGGCACGAACGGGACCGTCAACCTCACTGCCGGTGCGATCACCGGCACCGTGACCATTCAGAACGGAAGCCGGCTGAGCTGGACCGGAGGCAGCCTGTCCGGCGGCATCAACGCCAATTCCAGCGCGCTCAGCCTCTCCGGCATCACGCCCGCCCAACTCGCAACCGTCAAGTTCCTGAACGGGGGCGGGACCGGCGCTTCGCTTTCCCTCAACGGTGTCGTCGCCCGCGGCGGGGTGCTTGCCGGCGGCGACACGACCGGCGGCATCAACCTGACCAACTGGGCCAAGATCGATTTCGCGCAAGGGACGGACTGGACCGCCACAGGTTCGATTCAAAGCCTCGACACCGTGATCGATGCCACCTCCACGCTGCGCGTCGGCAACAACGTCAATCCGACCCTCGGCTACGCGGCTAGCGGCGGGAGGTTCATCAACAACGGCACGCTGGATCTGTCGGGCAGCTTCGTAGGCAACAGGGTGGCGATCGAGGAGGGCTTCACGCAGACGTCAACCGGCAGGCTGGTCATCGGCGTCTCGCCGGACGCCATCGATCTGGTCACGGTCAGCGGCGCAGCCAATCTCGCTGGAACATTGGTGTTCGCCTGGGCGCCTGGAACCTATGATAGCGCAGGCTCGCGTACCTTCCTCTCGAGTACCGGTCTTAATGGAACGAAGTTCGACACCATAGTGAATGCCGCGGGCACCACCCCGCCCGCTGGCTTCAATCCAGAGGTGGTCTACACGGCCACCACCACGAGCCTGACACTCACCGCGGGAGATCCGGGGCCGCCGCCCCCACCACCACCACCTCCTCCTCCGCCACCACCACCTCCTCCGCCCTCCCCACCGCCTCCGGCCCCACCGGCGCCGCCGCCCCCATCGCCGCCTGCGCCGCCTCCACCCCCGCCGTCGCCGCCGCCGACGGTCATCTCGCCCGCCGACGCCCGAATCTACAGCGCGCAGACGTTCGCTTTCGCATCGGCCAACGAGGGCAATGCGATGGCGTTGTTGGGCCGCACCGAAGCCGACGGGGGCGGTAACACGCTCTACAATCTCGCGCTCACCCCTGGGCAGCGGGTGAGGACATGGGGGGAGTTTGGCGGCGACTGGGTCCGGTCGGATGCGCGTGGCGGCACCGGGCGTTTCGAGACCCGCGGCCGCTTCATCCAGGCCGGCGCGGACACTCAAGTCGGCCGGGTCGGGCGGGTCGGCCTTGCGCTGGGATACCAGCGGATCGAACTCGAGACCGCGGCCGGAGGCGAGGCGAGCACCGACACGGTTCGGCTCAGCGCCTACGGTTCCTACGCGTTCGGTCCGCTCGGTCTGTCTGCCATGGCCGGCTATGCACACGGATCCGACACCACCCGCCGATCGACCGGCGTCGGCCGAAGCCAGGCGCGCCGCGGCACGGATCAATGGCTGGCAGCGGCCCAGCTATCCGCCCCGCTGCGCGTCGGCGCGGTAACCGTGACGCCGGCAGCCGGAGTGATCGTTTCGCACATCGACAGCGAACGGTTCGCCGAAAGCGGATCGATACCGACGACGTTTCGAACCACTGCGACGGGACTCGATCGGACCTTCGTCTCGCCCTTCGCGACGCTCGGCGTATCGGCGAGCTTCGCCTCGGCCGACGGAACCGAGTGGATCCCCGACATCTCGGTCGGCTATCGACGGCAGAATGTCGCAGCCGGGACGGACTACATCCTTGCCGCAGCGGACGGCACAACCTTTGCCGGGAACAACGTGAACCTCGCGCCCGATGTGGGGACCGTCGGAGCCAGCCTGACCGGGCATCGCGGCGCATGGACGGGCGCATTCACCTATCGCGGTGCGTTCGCATCGGGGCGGCGGGACAATCGCCTCGGCATGACGCTGCGTTATGCGTTCTGA
- a CDS encoding protein-disulfide reductase DsbD, with amino-acid sequence MAAAAWLVALLMLFGFEMPSRAQQAGGTNVAVTLVPGAQQAPVGASIPLAFVMKPKPGWHGYWENPGDAGAEATISWTLPKGITASDLRYPVPERLVVSGIMNYVYEHEYALLADLKLAADVAPGTRLPIRARLDFLACTAEICVPDSAEVSTEIVAGPAGQPAAMDKRFAAFEAAMPRPIGAEGRFLVENGMVRIGVPLPASVDVEDPYFFPFDYGSLDHGAAQKVSRNGDLLIVETRAGANATGLAAVPGLLSIGEGQGLLVTAKPGPVPPAGVTADAEAPAAGAGWRVIQAALAGAILGGLLLNVMPCVFPILSLKALSLAKAGADESSARREALAYTAGVVLVCVALGGILLGLRAGGAAVGWAFQLQDPRVILILLLLVTAIALNLAGLFELPAIASGGRLAAAGGVHGAFWTGALAAFVATPCTGPFMGAALGAALVLPTAASLAIFAGLGLGLALPFLLLGFVPALRRRLPRPGAWMNRLRRILSVPMFLTALGLAWVLGRQAGVDGMALGVGAALVLGLGFWWVGVRQGGSRAWLPLAPALAAAAAAIFIVPLGVRAEVAAQGVLASEPFREASLAALRAERRPVFVYFTADWCITCKVNEKGAMASAEVARAFQARNVAVLGGDWTRGDAEIGRFLAQHGRSGVPLYLYYPPGQDAKILPQILTVGELTALGTPV; translated from the coding sequence ATGGCAGCCGCCGCGTGGCTGGTCGCCTTGCTGATGCTTTTCGGCTTCGAAATGCCGTCGCGGGCGCAGCAGGCGGGCGGCACCAATGTTGCGGTGACTTTGGTGCCCGGCGCGCAGCAGGCGCCTGTCGGCGCTTCGATCCCGCTCGCGTTCGTCATGAAGCCGAAACCGGGCTGGCACGGCTATTGGGAAAATCCGGGCGATGCGGGCGCCGAAGCGACGATCTCCTGGACGCTGCCGAAGGGCATCACCGCGTCCGATCTGCGCTATCCGGTGCCGGAGCGGCTCGTCGTTTCGGGCATCATGAACTATGTCTACGAGCACGAATATGCGCTGCTTGCCGACCTGAAGCTCGCCGCCGACGTGGCGCCAGGCACGCGGCTGCCGATCCGCGCCAGGCTCGATTTCCTCGCCTGCACCGCCGAGATCTGCGTGCCCGACAGCGCCGAAGTGTCGACGGAGATCGTTGCAGGGCCAGCGGGGCAGCCGGCGGCGATGGACAAGCGCTTCGCCGCGTTCGAGGCGGCGATGCCGAGGCCGATCGGCGCGGAAGGACGGTTCCTGGTCGAAAACGGAATGGTGCGGATCGGCGTGCCGCTGCCCGCTTCGGTGGACGTGGAGGATCCCTATTTCTTCCCGTTCGATTATGGCAGCCTCGATCACGGCGCCGCGCAGAAGGTGAGCCGCAACGGCGATCTGCTGATCGTTGAGACCAGAGCCGGCGCCAACGCGACCGGCCTCGCCGCCGTTCCGGGCCTGCTCAGTATCGGTGAGGGGCAGGGCCTGCTGGTGACGGCGAAGCCGGGGCCGGTTCCGCCGGCGGGTGTGACGGCCGATGCCGAGGCACCGGCGGCGGGCGCGGGATGGCGCGTGATCCAGGCGGCGCTCGCCGGTGCGATCCTCGGCGGCCTCCTCCTCAACGTCATGCCCTGCGTGTTTCCGATCCTGAGCCTCAAGGCGCTGAGCCTTGCCAAGGCGGGCGCCGACGAATCCTCGGCCCGGCGCGAGGCGCTCGCCTACACGGCCGGCGTGGTGCTGGTCTGCGTGGCGCTCGGCGGCATCCTGCTCGGCCTTCGCGCCGGCGGGGCCGCGGTCGGCTGGGCCTTCCAGCTCCAGGATCCGCGCGTGATCCTGATCCTGCTGCTGCTCGTCACCGCGATCGCGCTCAACCTTGCCGGCCTGTTCGAGCTCCCCGCCATCGCAAGCGGCGGCAGGCTGGCCGCCGCCGGCGGCGTCCATGGCGCCTTCTGGACCGGTGCGCTTGCCGCCTTCGTCGCGACGCCCTGCACCGGACCCTTCATGGGTGCCGCGCTCGGCGCCGCACTCGTGCTTCCGACCGCAGCCTCGCTCGCCATCTTCGCAGGGCTCGGCCTTGGCCTTGCTCTGCCCTTCCTGCTGCTCGGATTCGTTCCCGCCTTGCGGCGCAGGCTGCCCAGGCCGGGCGCCTGGATGAACCGGCTGCGGCGCATCCTTTCCGTCCCGATGTTCCTCACCGCCCTTGGCCTCGCCTGGGTGCTCGGCCGCCAGGCGGGGGTTGACGGGATGGCGCTCGGCGTCGGCGCAGCGCTCGTCCTCGGCCTCGGCTTCTGGTGGGTCGGCGTGCGGCAGGGAGGCTCACGCGCCTGGCTGCCGCTCGCGCCGGCTCTGGCTGCGGCCGCCGCCGCCATTTTCATCGTCCCGCTCGGGGTCCGTGCCGAAGTAGCGGCGCAGGGCGTCCTCGCCTCCGAACCTTTCCGCGAAGCGAGTCTCGCGGCGCTGCGGGCGGAGCGAAGGCCGGTCTTCGTCTATTTCACGGCCGATTGGTGCATCACCTGCAAGGTGAACGAGAAGGGCGCCATGGCGAGCGCGGAGGTGGCCCGTGCCTTCCAGGCGCGCAACGTCGCGGTGCTGGGGGGCGACTGGACGCGCGGCGATGCCGAGATCGGCCGCTTCCTTGCGCAGCACGGTCGCTCGGGCGTCCCCCTCTATCTCTATTATCCACCGGGCCAGGACGCGAAGATCCTGCCCCAGATCCTGACGGTCGGGGAGCTCACCGCGCTTGGAACTCCAGTCTGA
- a CDS encoding thioredoxin family protein: MKHLIPLAAAFVLAAPAMAAPQIGSPAPNFRLVGMNGQAVSLDQYKGKIVVLEWNNPGCPFVKKHYGSGNMQKTQAAARNAGVVWLTINSSAAGKQGHMDGAAARAFVAGQKAQPTAYLLDPAGTVGRGYGAVTTPHMYVIDRAGRLVYAGGIDDKPTANPADVAGARNHVLAALGEVAAGKKVSVPTSRPYGCNVKYKDS, encoded by the coding sequence ATGAAGCATCTGATCCCACTCGCCGCCGCGTTCGTGCTTGCGGCGCCGGCTATGGCCGCGCCGCAAATCGGCAGCCCGGCGCCCAATTTCCGGCTTGTCGGGATGAATGGCCAGGCGGTGTCGCTCGATCAGTATAAGGGGAAGATCGTCGTCCTCGAATGGAACAACCCCGGATGCCCCTTTGTGAAGAAGCATTATGGCAGCGGCAACATGCAGAAGACGCAGGCCGCGGCAAGGAATGCGGGCGTCGTCTGGCTGACGATCAACTCCAGCGCGGCCGGCAAGCAGGGCCATATGGACGGCGCCGCCGCTAGGGCCTTCGTGGCCGGCCAGAAGGCCCAGCCGACCGCCTATCTGCTCGATCCTGCCGGCACCGTCGGCAGGGGCTATGGCGCGGTCACCACGCCGCACATGTACGTCATCGATAGGGCCGGAAGGCTCGTCTACGCCGGCGGCATTGACGACAAGCCGACGGCGAACCCGGCCGACGTCGCCGGCGCTCGCAACCACGTGCTCGCGGCGCTCGGCGAAGTCGCGGCCGGCAAGAAGGTCTCGGTACCGACCAGCCGCCCCTACGGCTGCAACGTCAAGTACAAGGACAGTTGA
- a CDS encoding glutathione S-transferase family protein — protein sequence MITVFGEGRGFRVVWLLEEMGLPHRLRPIDLLASLEHEEEFLAINPAGFIPALQDGDVAMVESIAILEYLIARYGPTPLAPEARDPSFPLYQQFLHLGEAGLAMPINAVVATQMLAPEAEQDNWTIRWARQIFESRLGLVTRQLAQTPYVAGAAFTAADISVVYGLLLARRTGNARYGDLEEAYIDRVTRRDAYKRALDTCEATKAWAMAKGG from the coding sequence ATGATCACGGTGTTCGGGGAAGGCCGCGGCTTTCGGGTCGTCTGGCTGCTGGAGGAGATGGGCCTTCCGCATCGGCTGCGGCCGATCGACCTTCTCGCCAGCCTCGAACACGAAGAGGAATTCCTGGCCATCAACCCGGCCGGCTTCATCCCGGCGCTTCAGGATGGCGACGTCGCCATGGTCGAGTCGATCGCGATCCTCGAATATCTGATCGCGCGCTACGGCCCGACGCCTCTCGCGCCCGAGGCCCGCGATCCCTCCTTCCCTCTCTACCAGCAGTTCCTGCATCTCGGCGAGGCGGGTCTGGCGATGCCGATCAACGCGGTGGTCGCCACGCAGATGCTCGCGCCGGAGGCGGAGCAGGACAATTGGACCATCCGTTGGGCGCGTCAGATCTTCGAAAGTCGCCTCGGCCTGGTGACGCGGCAGCTCGCGCAGACGCCCTATGTTGCCGGCGCGGCGTTCACGGCCGCCGACATCTCGGTCGTCTATGGCCTGCTGCTGGCGCGGAGAACCGGAAACGCTCGATACGGAGACCTCGAGGAGGCCTATATCGACCGAGTCACGCGCCGTGACGCCTACAAACGCGCCCTGGACACATGTGAGGCGACCAAGGCGTGGGCGATGGCGAAGGGCGGCTGA
- a CDS encoding sensor histidine kinase, whose translation MATHNALWQNLTMTGSFKRQQHWIFCIAALAVWVAWGWPILTKLAEGGTIRSVTVSPLWLVAYLVFGSAILGAMGLKLRPRLHWALLWLQLGCVVAMTLLVPWAGMSTFLVIIAWQVAMATSTGRALGWIAFQTLAIIAALAQAISPDLCWVVTESLALQVVLFLTATAMRREEETGRALARTNRELRSAQAIIANSVRDAERLRISRELHDAWGHELTALGLQLEIASHVKDPERVDDHVAQAKSLARALLVKVRDVVSALRDTEDCNLKAALEALAHSVPAPRIHVEMAPDVRVGSEQAHALMRCAQEAVTNAVRHARADNLWLQVTPDGDGVRLVARDDGGANPAAATPGSGLRGMRERIEALGGRLAIRADLGFTVEAWLPSEVARIA comes from the coding sequence ATGGCAACCCACAATGCCCTGTGGCAGAATTTGACGATGACCGGGTCCTTCAAGCGGCAGCAACACTGGATCTTCTGTATCGCGGCGCTTGCGGTCTGGGTCGCCTGGGGCTGGCCGATCCTCACCAAGTTGGCGGAAGGCGGAACGATCCGCAGCGTGACCGTGTCGCCCTTGTGGCTGGTCGCCTATCTCGTCTTCGGGAGTGCGATCCTGGGCGCGATGGGGCTGAAGCTGCGCCCGCGTCTCCACTGGGCCCTGCTGTGGCTCCAGCTCGGCTGCGTCGTTGCCATGACGCTCCTGGTTCCCTGGGCAGGGATGTCGACGTTCCTCGTGATCATCGCCTGGCAGGTCGCGATGGCAACCAGCACCGGCAGGGCCTTGGGCTGGATTGCCTTCCAGACGCTGGCGATCATCGCCGCGCTCGCCCAGGCGATCAGCCCCGATCTGTGCTGGGTCGTCACGGAGTCGCTCGCGCTGCAGGTGGTGCTGTTCCTGACGGCGACCGCGATGCGCCGGGAGGAGGAGACCGGACGCGCGCTCGCCCGGACGAACCGGGAATTGCGCTCGGCCCAGGCGATCATCGCCAACAGCGTTCGCGATGCGGAGCGCCTGCGCATCTCGCGCGAGCTGCACGATGCCTGGGGTCACGAGCTGACCGCGCTCGGGCTGCAGCTCGAGATCGCGAGTCACGTCAAGGATCCGGAGAGGGTCGATGATCATGTGGCGCAGGCGAAGAGCCTTGCCCGCGCCCTGCTCGTCAAGGTGCGCGACGTGGTCTCCGCCCTTCGCGATACCGAAGACTGCAATCTGAAGGCGGCGCTGGAAGCGCTCGCGCACAGCGTGCCCGCTCCCCGCATCCACGTCGAAATGGCGCCCGATGTGCGGGTTGGTTCCGAGCAGGCCCACGCCCTGATGCGCTGTGCCCAGGAGGCGGTGACCAATGCCGTCAGACATGCCCGGGCCGACAATCTGTGGCTCCAGGTCACGCCCGATGGCGACGGCGTGCGCCTCGTTGCGCGCGACGACGGCGGCGCGAACCCTGCTGCTGCCACGCCCGGCTCGGGCCTCCGCGGCATGCGCGAGCGGATCGAAGCGCTCGGCGGCAGACTGGCGATCCGCGCGGACCTCGGCTTCACCGTCGAAGCCTGGTTGCCTTCGGAGGTGGCGCGGATCGCATGA
- a CDS encoding retroviral-like aspartic protease family protein — protein sequence MTRIGRHCSLAACGFLGALALAQADARASDAPPAGTNPVSGALEILPSGHAVVQVRLGDSAPKRFVLDTAASITAIMPRLRAEMPGLAAKAADRPLNGAAGQTQVELASIDRVQVGGYRFGERQMLLMPPGPTDGLGTDGILGADIIADYVVAMDLPGRSWRMAAKVESGMLDGLTTSIPFVLDDQRAPRLTVRINGVAMPAVLDTGARGTIINWAAAHAIGLTPESPGLVRASDIKGATAHAAASVEAPLRELAIGDARATSPKVRIADLSVFKVLGFAGDQPAVILGIDMFADRRFVIDHPSLRLHISPPLVTAAAPHA from the coding sequence ATGACCAGGATCGGTCGCCATTGCAGTCTCGCCGCATGCGGCTTTCTCGGCGCGCTCGCCCTCGCGCAAGCCGATGCGCGGGCCTCGGACGCCCCTCCCGCCGGGACGAACCCCGTTTCAGGCGCGCTCGAAATCCTGCCCTCGGGCCATGCCGTCGTCCAAGTGAGGCTCGGCGACTCGGCGCCCAAAAGGTTCGTCCTCGACACCGCGGCCAGCATCACTGCGATCATGCCGCGGCTGCGGGCGGAGATGCCCGGCCTCGCTGCCAAGGCCGCCGATCGGCCGCTGAACGGCGCCGCCGGCCAGACCCAGGTTGAGCTTGCGTCGATCGATCGGGTGCAGGTCGGCGGGTACAGATTCGGCGAACGGCAGATGCTGCTGATGCCGCCGGGGCCGACCGACGGGCTCGGCACCGACGGCATTCTCGGGGCTGACATCATCGCCGATTACGTCGTCGCGATGGACCTGCCGGGGCGATCCTGGAGGATGGCCGCGAAGGTCGAATCCGGCATGCTCGATGGCCTCACGACGTCGATCCCGTTCGTGCTCGACGATCAGCGCGCCCCGCGCCTGACGGTGCGGATCAACGGCGTCGCGATGCCGGCCGTGCTCGACACCGGCGCGCGCGGGACCATCATCAATTGGGCGGCGGCGCACGCGATCGGCCTCACCCCGGAAAGCCCCGGACTGGTTAGGGCGTCCGACATCAAGGGCGCGACCGCCCATGCGGCGGCGAGCGTCGAAGCGCCGCTCCGCGAACTCGCGATCGGCGATGCCCGTGCCACCAGCCCCAAGGTGCGGATCGCGGACCTGTCCGTATTCAAGGTGCTCGGCTTCGCGGGGGACCAGCCTGCGGTGATCCTCGGCATCGACATGTTCGCCGATCGCCGCTTCGTGATCGACCATCCCAGCCTTCGCCTCCACATCTCGCCGCCGCTCGTCACCGCTGCGGCGCCACACGCCTGA
- a CDS encoding helix-turn-helix domain-containing protein, translated as MKQAARSGCPINLTLEMLGDRWSLIVIRDLMFGNRRHYRELLKRSEEGIASNILADRLKRLEAAGLVSRRDDRSHKQKAIYSLTEGSIALVPLLAHMGGWGVRHTTASRELSVRAEILEEGGPPLWAAFMEELRHLHLGAPAPRESVFSRLQAAYEAAMAAPRE; from the coding sequence GTGAAGCAGGCGGCGCGATCGGGGTGTCCGATCAACCTTACCCTCGAGATGCTGGGAGACCGCTGGAGCCTGATCGTGATCCGCGATCTGATGTTCGGCAATCGTCGTCACTATCGCGAACTGCTCAAGCGCTCCGAAGAGGGCATCGCCTCTAATATCCTCGCCGACCGGCTGAAGCGTCTCGAGGCGGCAGGTCTGGTGTCCCGGCGAGACGATCGCAGCCACAAGCAGAAGGCCATCTACAGCCTTACCGAGGGGTCGATCGCACTGGTGCCGCTGCTCGCCCATATGGGCGGATGGGGCGTGCGCCATACCACCGCCTCCAGGGAGCTTTCCGTACGGGCCGAGATCCTGGAAGAAGGCGGTCCCCCGTTGTGGGCCGCGTTCATGGAGGAGCTGCGCCATCTCCACCTCGGCGCCCCGGCACCGCGGGAGTCGGTCTTCTCCAGGCTGCAGGCCGCCTATGAGGCGGCGATGGCGGCGCCTCGGGAATGA
- a CDS encoding nuclear transport factor 2 family protein, with amino-acid sequence MMIATLALAVAVTAASGQPDPAVHVPPEIGAAYGRLGKAIASHDVEGVKSVWAEDFVVNAPNNEVLHRDQVIAAIEGDFLNYKDFQKHIRFVGEKPEITIVMGYDTMVPLNGPGAGQHVKRPFTDIWAKRAGTWMLIARQATIAAVD; translated from the coding sequence ATGATGATCGCAACACTCGCTCTGGCCGTCGCCGTTACGGCAGCATCGGGCCAGCCTGACCCCGCCGTCCATGTCCCGCCCGAGATCGGTGCCGCCTACGGCCGGTTGGGCAAGGCGATCGCATCGCACGACGTCGAAGGCGTGAAATCGGTCTGGGCCGAAGACTTCGTCGTAAACGCGCCGAACAACGAGGTCCTGCATCGGGATCAGGTGATCGCCGCGATCGAAGGCGACTTCCTGAACTATAAGGATTTTCAGAAGCACATCCGCTTCGTCGGCGAGAAGCCCGAAATCACCATCGTGATGGGCTACGACACGATGGTGCCGCTGAACGGACCCGGCGCAGGGCAACACGTCAAACGGCCCTTCACGGACATCTGGGCGAAGCGTGCCGGGACATGGATGCTGATAGCGCGTCAGGCCACCATCGCGGCCGTCGACTAA